A part of Molothrus aeneus isolate 106 chromosome 10, BPBGC_Maene_1.0, whole genome shotgun sequence genomic DNA contains:
- the GPR87 gene encoding G-protein coupled receptor 87, translating into MGYNLSYGKLPDSRPSPENSSWPNGSSAARDEFTTIVLPVLYLLIFLASLLLNGLAVWIFFHIRNKTSFIFYLKNIVVADLLMTLTFPFKIIQDSRLGPWHFNSFLCRYSTVLFYANMYTTIVFLGLISIDRYLKVVKPFGDSRMYSITFTKVLSACVWVVMAFLALPNLILTNGYPTRRNVDDCLKLKSPLGVKWHSAVIYINTCMFVVVLIVLIGCYIAISRYIYKSSKQFISSSSRKRKHNQSIRVVVAVFFTCFLPYHLCRIPFTFSHLDKILDDSAHRILYYCKEMTLFLSACNVCLDPIIYFFMCRSFSRRLFRKSNMRTRSESIRSLQSVRRSEVRIYHEYTDV; encoded by the exons ATGGGGTACAATTTGTCCTATGGAAAACTGCCAG ACAGCCGCCCCAGCCCCGAGAACAGCAGCTGGCCCAACGGCAGCTCGGCGGCGCGGGACGAGTTCACCACCATCGTGCTGCCCGTGCTCTACCTCCTCATCTTCCTGGCCAGCCTCCTGCTCAACGGCCTGGCCGTCTGGATCTTCTTCCACATCAGGAACAAGACCAGCTTCATCTTTTATCTCAAGAACATTGTGGTGGCAGACCTGCTCATGACGCTGACGTTCCCGTTCAAGATCATCCAGGACTCGCGGCTGGGGCCGTGGCACTTCAACTCCTTCCTGTGCCGCTACAGCACCGTGCTGTTCTACGCCAACATGTACACCACCATCGTCTTCCTGGGCCTCATCAGCATCGACCGCTACCTGAAGGTGGTGAAGCCCTTTGGGGACTCCAGGATGTACAGCATCACCTTCACCAAGGTGCTGTCAGCCTGCGTCTGGGTGGTGATGGCGTTCCTGGCGCTGCCAAACCTGATCCTCACCAACGGCTACCCCACCAGGCGGAACGTGGACGACTGCCTGAAGCTGAAGTCTCCCCTGGGAGTCAAGTGGCACTCGGCCGTCATCTACATCAACACCTGCATGTTTGTGGTGGTGCTGATAGTGCTGATAGGCTGCTACATTGCCATCTCCAGGTACATCTACAAATCCAGCAAACAGTTCATCAGCTCCTCCAGCCGGAAGAGGAAGCACAACCAGAGTATAAGGGTTGTCGTGGCTGTGTTTTTCACCTGCTTTTTGCCCTACCATTTGTGCCGAATACCCTTCACTTTTAGTCATCTGGACAAAATTTTAGATGACTCTGCACATAGAATCTTGTATTATTGTAAGGAAATGACCCTGTTCCTGTCCGCATGCAACGTCTGTCTGGATCccatcatttattttttcatgtgtcGATCATTCTCTCGAAGGCTGTTCAGGAAATCCAACATGAGAACCAGGAGTGAGAGCATCAGGTCCCTGCAGAGCGTCAGGAGGTCAGAGGTGCGCATCTACCACGAGTACACCGACGTCTGA
- the P2RY13 gene encoding P2Y purinoceptor 13, which translates to MGTATERSVTAAAGLPSLFPTMGGSANTSSVGNTSGAPSSAQCQRDTTVTHLLFPVLYTLIFLLGLLLNSLACWAFFHIPSTSTFIVYLKNIVVSDFIMTLMLPLKILTDSGLAPWQLKAFVCRFSAVIFYDTMYISIVLLGLIAFDRFLKIVRPFGKFWVQNLTSAKILATLVWLFFLVLSLPNMVLSNKAATPQSVRKCASLKSYLGLKWHEAVNYVCQFIFWTVLILMLLFYIVIAKKVYESYVKTQKKGNRSEKRIKGKVFIIFTVFFLCFAPFHFSRVPYTMSQTSAHMDCQLQNQLFVAKESTLWLAATNVCMDPLIYLLLCKPFLEKVFYRRVRALQRTAQANPKTELDTRVSPTES; encoded by the exons ATGGGGACAGCCACAGAGCGCTCTGTGACAGCCGCTGCAGGTTTGCCCAG TCTGTTTCCAACGATGGGAGGCTCTGCAAACACGAGCTCTGTGGGTAACACCAGTGGAGCACCCTCCTCTGCACAGTGCCAGCGTGACACCACCGTCACCCACCTGCTCTTCCCGGTGCTCTACaccctcatcttcctcctggGACTCCTGCTGAACAGCCTGGCCTGCTGGGCTTTCTTCCACATTCCAAGCACATCAACCTTCATTGTCTACTTGAAAAATATCGTAGTTTCTGATTTCATCATGACGCTGAtgcttcctctgaagatcctgACAGACTCTGGCCTGGCGCCGTGGCAGCTCAAGGCCTTTGTCTGCCGCTTCTCAGCCGTGATATTCTATGACACCATGTACATCAGCATCGTGCTGCTGGGGCTCATTGCTTTCGACAGATTTCTCAAGATTGTGAGACCTTTTGGGAAGTTCTGGGTGCAGAATCTGACCTCAGCAAAGATCCTGGCGACTCTGGTCTGGCTCTTCTTCCTCGTTCTCTCCCTGCCCAACATGGTCCTGTCCAACAAGGCAGCGACGCCCCAGTCCGTGAGGAAGTGCGCCTCCTTGAAGAGCTACCTCGGACTCAAATGGCACGAGGCTGTCAACTACGTCTGTCAGTTCATCTTCTGGACTGTCCTCATCCTCATGCTGCTATTTTATATAGTCATTGCCAAAAAGGTGTATGAGTCTTACgtaaaaacacagaagaaaggcAACAGAAGCGAAAAACGGATCAAGGGGAAAGTATTCATCATTTTTACCGTGTTCTTCCTGTGCTTTGCCCCCTTCCACTTCAGCAGGGTGCCCTACACCATGAGCCAAACGAGTGCCCACATGGACTGCCAGCTGCAGAACCAGCTCTTCGTGGCCAAGGAGAGCACCCTGTGGCTGGCAGCCACCAACGTCTGCATGGACCCCCTGATCTACCTGCTCCTGTGCAAGCCCTTCCTGGAGAAGGTCTTCTACAGGAGGGTAAGGGCTCTGCAGAGAACAGCCCAGGCAAACCCAAAAACAGAGCTGGACACACGAGTATCTCCTACTGAGTCTTga
- the P2RY12 gene encoding P2Y purinoceptor 12, protein MQMKATTQFSSSRNDSNCTSDSRISQVIFPLLYTFLFLVGIPMNGLAMWVFFKVPSKSNFIIFLKNTVISDFLMILTFPFKILSDAKLVSWVLRGFVCQVTQVVFYFTMYISILFLGLITIDRYQKATSPFRTATPRSLLAAKVLSTAIWLSMFALSLPNMILNNKKKTPKNVRKCALLKSEFGLVWHEIVNYICQLIFWVNLAVIVVCYILISKELYKSYKRTRCTGKASKKTVNLKVFIIIAVFFICFVPFHFTRIPYTLSQTRDVFNCSARNALFYLKETTLWLTSLNACLDPFIYFFLCKSFRKSLLDMLCKHRAGSGAQTKGDDSDETPL, encoded by the coding sequence ATGCAAATGAAAGCCACAACCCAGTTCAGCTCCTCCAGGAATGACAGCAACTGCACCAGCGACAGCAGGATCAGCCAAGTCATCTTCCCTTTACTCTACACATTTCTGTTCCTGGTGGGGATCCCCATGAATGGCCTGGCAATGTGGGTCTTCTTTAAAGTACCCAGTAAATCCAATTTCATTATCTTCCTCAAGAACACTGTGATTTCTGACTTCCTCATGATCCTgacttttccatttaaaatccTCAGCGATGCCAAGCTGGTGTCCTGGGTCCTGCGAGGGTTTGTGTGCCAGGTCACCCAGGTGGTGTTTTACTTCACCATGTACATCAGCATCCTGTTCCTTGGTCTGATAACGATTGATCGCTACCAGAAAGCCACCTCACCTTTCAGAACCGCCACTCCACGGAGCCTCCTGGCTGCCAAGGTCCTGTCCACAGCAATCTGGCTGTCCATGTTCGCTCTCTCGCTACCCAACATGATTTTaaataataagaagaaaacaCCCAAGAATGTAAGGAAGTGTGCTCTCCTGAAATCGGAGTTTGGCTTAGTCTGGCATGAAATTGTAAATTACATTTGTCAGCTCATCTTCTGGGTTAACTTAGCAGTCATAGTGGTATGTTACATCCTGATCAGCAAGGAACTGTACAAATCCTACAAAAGGACTCGATGCACAGGGAAGGCATCTAAAAAGACTGTCAATCTCAAGGTTTTCATAATAATTGCTGTGTTCTTTATTTGCTTTGTGCCATTCCACTTTACCAGAATCCCCTACACCTTGAGCCAAACGAGAGATGTGTTTAACTGCTCCGCTCGGAACGCTCTGTTCTACCTGAAGGAGACCACGCTGTGGCTGACGTCCCTCAATGCCTGCCTGGATCCCTTCATTTACTTTTTCCTGTGCAAGTCCTTCAGGAAATCCTTGCTGGACATGCTGTGCAagcacagggcagggtcagGGGCACAGACAAAGGGGGATGACTCTGACGAGACCCCACTCTAG